A genome region from Arachis duranensis cultivar V14167 chromosome 6, aradu.V14167.gnm2.J7QH, whole genome shotgun sequence includes the following:
- the LOC107493139 gene encoding PRA1 family protein F3: MSSAAPNYTSLPSPSSSNSAAPYFVSRAATSPRRTFPTRRPWEEVFALYSFTRPISVGEATLRVKRNVDHFRLNYAMIILFILFLSLLWHPFSIIVFLVALAAWFFLYFFRDRPVELFGRVIDDRALAAVLAVVTVVAVSLTGVWLNVLVSVLVGVAVVVLHAAFRSTEDLYVDETDGYDGGGLLSFVGSPTKRTTTTTTGYNVI, encoded by the coding sequence ATGTCTTCCGCAGCACCCAATTACACCTCACTTCCATCGCCATCTTCATCCAACTCCGCCGCTCCTTATTTCGTCTCACGCGCCGCGACCTCACCGCGACGTACCTTCCCCACGCGCCGCCCATGGGAGGAGGTGTTCGCGCTCTACTCCTTCACGCGCCCCATTTCCGTGGGCGAGGCCACACTGCGCGTGAAGCGCAACGTCGACCACTTCCGCCTCAACTACGCCATGATCATtctcttcatcctcttcctcagcCTCCTATGGCACCCTTTCTCCATAATCGTGTTCCTCGTGGCCCTCGCCGCGTGGTTCTTCCTCTACTTCTTCAGGGACAGGCCGGTGGAGCTTTTCGGCCGCGTGATCGACGATAGGGCGTTGGCGGCGGTGCTCGCGGTGGTTACCGTGGTGGCGGTGTCACTCACAGGGGTGTGGCTGAACGTGCTTGTGTCCGTACTGGTTGGGGTTGCGGTGGTTGTGTTGCACGCGGCGTTCAGGAGCACCGAGGATTTGTATGTTGATGAAACCGACGGCTACGATGGTGGAGGCTTGCTTTCGTTTGTTGGAAGCCCAACTAAGAGAACAACCACAACCACCACAGGCTACAATGTAATTTAG